From the Lolium rigidum isolate FL_2022 chromosome 2, APGP_CSIRO_Lrig_0.1, whole genome shotgun sequence genome, one window contains:
- the LOC124687729 gene encoding endoglucanase 15-like, with translation MARNGGTHVVAAILGLLALAPMVKLASGHDYGMALKKSILYFEAQRSGTLPPDQRVTWRESSGLFDGKANGVDLVGGYYDAGDNVKFGLPMAFTVTMMSWSILEYGKQMASAGELQNAMGAVKWGTDYFIKAHPEPDVLYGEVGDGDTDHNCWQRPEDMTTSRQAFRIDPQNPGSDLAGETAAAMAAASMIFRSTYPGYANLLLEHSKQLFQFADKYRGKYDSSITVARNYYGSFSGYGDELLWAAAWLFEATEDRFYLEYLATNGDALGGTGWSINQFGWDVKYPGVQVLAAKFLLQGRAGEHADALQRYRQNAEFFVCSCIGKGAVNVPRTPGGVMYHQRWNNLQFVTSASFLLTVYADYATVTGRGAVRCPAGAAQPFEILAFVKSQVNYILGDNPRGTSYMVGYGLNYPRQVHHRGASIVSIKTDPSFVNCQEGYSSWYGKQAGNPNLLEGAIVGGPDEYDDFADERNNYEQTEAATYNSAPLLGVLARLAGACGGLDEYHQSVPEVATSNANHTVRPSHRHQHASGHLEIEQNVTRTWASKRRTYNRYSVTVTNRSRKTVRGLHLGISDLNGRLWGLDKARYGYVPQKWLPALRPGRSLRFGYVQPGPPANVWVTGYKLI, from the exons ATGGCCAGGAATGGTGGTACTCATGTCGTTGCTGCAATCCTTGGTCTCCTGGCACTTGCACCAATGGTGAAGCTGGCTTCTGGCCATGACTACGGCATGGCATTGAAGAAGAGCATCCTCTACTTCGAGGCGCAGAGGTCCGGCACGCTCCCTCCTGACCAGAGGGtcacctggagggagagctctggTCTCTTTGATGGGAAAGCCAATGGA gTGGATCTAGTGGGAGGGTACTACGACGCAGGCGACAACGTAAAGTTTGGGCTGCCCATGGCATTCACGGTGACCATGATGTCGTGGAGCATCCTGGAGTACGGCAAGCAGATGGCTTCCGCCGGTGAGCTCCAGAACGCCATGGGAGCCGTCAAGTGGGGCACGGACTACTTCATCAAGGCGCACCCCGAGCCCGACGTGCTGTACGGGGAGGTTGGGGACGGCGACACGGACCACAACTGTTGGCAGCGGCCGGAGGACATGACGACGAGCCGCCAGGCGTTCCGCATTGATCCCCAGAACCCCGGGTCAGACCTGGCCGGAGAGACAGCCGCGGCGATGGCCGCTGCGTCGATGATCTTCCGCTCCACTTATCCGGGCTATGCCAACCTGCTCCTCGAGCATTCTAAGCAG TTGTTCCAATTCGCCGACAAGTACCGCGGGAAGTACGATTCGAGCATCACCGTGGCGAGGAATTACTACGGGTCTTTCAGCGGATACGGG GATGAGCTGCTCTGGGCGGCGGCGTGGCTGTTCGAGGCGACTGAGGATCGGTTCTACCTGGAGTACCTGGCGACCAACGGCGACGCGCTGGGCGGCACGGGCTGGTCAATCAACCAGTTCGGTTGGGACGTCAAGTACCCCGGCGTGCAAGTCCTAGCGGCCAAG ttcctccttcagggcagAGCCGGCGAGCACGCGGACGCGCTGCAGAGGTACCGGCAGAACGCCGAGTTCTTCGTGTGCTCGTGCATCGGCAAGGGCGCCGTCAACGTCCCGAGGACCCCCGGCGGCGTGATGTACCACCAGAGGTGGAACAACCTCCAGTTCGTCACCAGCGCCTCCTTCCTGCTCACGGTGTACGCCGACTATGCCACGGTGACCGGCAGGGGAGCTGTGCGCTGCCCGGCCGGTGCCGCGCAGCCCTTCGAGATCCTCGCGTTTGTCAAGTCTCAG GTGAACTACATACTGGGAGACAACCCGAGGGGGACGAGCTACATGGTCGGCTACGGTCTgaactacccgcggcaggtgcaccACCGGGGCGCCTCCATCGTGTCCATAAAGACCGACCCCTCCTTCGTCAACTGCCAGGAGGGCTACTCGAGCTGGTACGGCAAGCAGGCCGGCAACCCCAACCTCCTGGAGGGCGCCATCGTCGGCGGCCCCGACGAGTACGACGACTTCGCCGACGAGAGGAACAACTACGAGCAGACGGAGGCGGCCACCTACAACAGCGCGCCGCTGCTCGGCGTGCTCGCCCGCCTCGCCGGCGCGTGCGGCGGGCTCGACGAGTACCACCAGTCAGTCCCGGAGGTGGCTACTTCGAACGCGAACCACACAGTCCGGCCATCTCATCGACATCAGCACG CTTCCGGGCACCTCGAGATCGAACAGAACGTGACGAGGACATGGGCGAGCAAGCGCAGGACCTACAACAGGTACTCGGTGACGGTGACCAACAGGTCCCGGAAGACGGTGCGGGGGCTCCACCTCGGCATCTCGGACCTCAACGGGCGGCTCTGGGGCCTCGACAAGGCGCGGTACGGCTACGTTCCCCAGAAGTGGCTGCCGGCGCTGCGCCCCGGGAGGAGCCTCCGGTTTGGGTACGTGCAGCCGGGTCCTCCGGCGAATGTATGGGTCACTGGATACAAGCTGATCTGA